In Microbacterium terrisoli, the genomic stretch TGGACCGGCTGGTCGAAGCCGGTGTGCTGACCACAGAATACCGCCGGCTGTCGGGCCGCTCCGGCCCCGGCGCAGGCAGGCCTGCGAAGCTGTATCGCACCACCGCGACCGAGCTGGTGGGGTCGGTGCCCGAACGGCACTATGAGTTGGCCGGTGAACTGCTGGCCGCCGCCGCCGAGCGGGCCGATCGCGACGGCGTGTCCATACACGAGGCAGTCAGCGCCCAGGCGCGCGACATCGGCGCCGCTGTGGCCCACGACCACCCTGAACTCGAAGCTGCGCTGGACGCCTGCGGCTACGATCCGGTCACCGACGAGAATGGCACCGTCACCCTGTGCAACTGCCCGTTCCACAGCCTGGCCGACCGGCACACCGAGCTGATCTGCGGCGCGAACCTCGCCTTGGTCGGCGGCATGGTCGAGGCCACCGACGACCCGCGCACGGCACATCTCGTGCCGCGCGCCGGACACTGCTGCGTCGAAATCCGCGCCGCCCGCGACGGCGCCGACGACACGGTCACGCCGACACCCTGACCGCCGATATCCCCCATCAGGCGGCGAGGTTCACCATAATGGGCACATGACCGCACCGCGCATCCTTGTCGTCGATGATGAACCGAACATCCGCGATCTGCTGATCACGAGCCTGAGATTCGCGGGCTTCCAGGTGCGCGCCGTCGCCAACGGCGCACAGACCATCTCCGCTGTCCTCGAAGAGGAGCCGGACCTCATCATCCTCGATGTGATGCTCCCCGATATGAACGGGTTCAGCGTCACCAAGCGGCTGCGCGGTGCCGGTTACACCGCCCCCATCCTTTTCCTCACGGCCAAGGACGAGACCGAAGACAAGATCGAGGGTCTCAACGCCGGTGGCGACGACTACGTCACCAAGCCCTTCAGCCTGGACGAGATCGTCGCACGCATCCAGGCGATCCTGCGCCGCACGATGCAGACCGATGAAGAGTCGGTCATCCGCACCGGTGAGCTGACGATGGATCAGGACACGCACGACGTGTTCGTCGGTGACGCGCAGATCGACCTGAGCCCGACGGAGTTCAAGCTGCTGCGGTACCTGATGCTCAACCCGAACCGGGTGCTGAGCAAGGCGCAGATCCTCGACCACGTGTGGGAGTACGACTTCAACGGCGATGCGGGCATCGTCGAGAGCTACATCTCGTACCTGCGCCGCAAGATCGACCCGCACGCCAGCGAGTCGCTCATCCAGACCAAGCGCGGCTTCGGGTACATGCTCAAGGCCGGCAAGTCCTCCTGACCGGCACGGTCGTGGCTGCAGAGCCGGACGCGGTCACCGGCTGGTGGCGCAGCCTCAGTCTGCGCGCGAAGGTGACCGGCGTCACAGTCGCCGTACTGATGATCGGGCTGATCACGGTCGGCGTCGGGACCCTCGTGTTCCTGCGCAATGCGCTGGATGCGAACCTCGACACACAGGTGCAGCAGCTCGCCGTGGCAGATGTCGGCACGAGCGTGTTCGACATCACGATCGACGGGGACGCAGTGACCTTCACCCCCAACCCGTCGGCGAATCTGCAGTACTCCGGGTACTTCGTGGCCATCTACGCCGCCAACGGCGAGCTTCTGGCCACGACGGGGCCCAAGACGCCGAACACGCCGGTGTTCCCGCCGAAGGTGACAACGCAGGACCAGGTGATCCGCGGGACCTCACCGTTCACCATCGAGGGCACCGACGGCCCAGACTTCCGCGCCAGCGTGGGCCCCTTGCAGGTGGGCAACCGCGCCGCGGTGTTCACCCAGTTGGTGGCACTGCCGACGGCCTCGGTCGACCGCATCGTCGGCACGTTCCTGGGCATCTACAGCGTGTTCGCGATCCTGACCGTCATCGTCGGCGCGCTCGTGACGCGCTGGCTGGTCACCCTCGCGTTCCGCAGTCTCGGCCAGGTCGAATCGACGGCCATGTCGATCGCCGCCGGCGATTTCAGCCAGCGCATGACCGGTATCGAGCCC encodes the following:
- a CDS encoding helix-turn-helix transcriptional regulator, whose product is MILTLRPRSSFVKIHRFRCRLRVMGIIADNRAEAIAALADPIRRRIYDLVAAASDLIGRDEVATRADLPRSTAAFHLDRLVEAGVLTTEYRRLSGRSGPGAGRPAKLYRTTATELVGSVPERHYELAGELLAAAAERADRDGVSIHEAVSAQARDIGAAVAHDHPELEAALDACGYDPVTDENGTVTLCNCPFHSLADRHTELICGANLALVGGMVEATDDPRTAHLVPRAGHCCVEIRAARDGADDTVTPTP
- a CDS encoding response regulator transcription factor — encoded protein: MTAPRILVVDDEPNIRDLLITSLRFAGFQVRAVANGAQTISAVLEEEPDLIILDVMLPDMNGFSVTKRLRGAGYTAPILFLTAKDETEDKIEGLNAGGDDYVTKPFSLDEIVARIQAILRRTMQTDEESVIRTGELTMDQDTHDVFVGDAQIDLSPTEFKLLRYLMLNPNRVLSKAQILDHVWEYDFNGDAGIVESYISYLRRKIDPHASESLIQTKRGFGYMLKAGKSS